The sequence GGTCTCACCCGGGATCTGACCTTCGGGGGCGAGCTCTCCGGCGGGCGCGTCAACGGCTGGCTGCTCGTCGAGGCCCGGGCGGCGTCCTGCGACGTCGAGCACGGAGCGGGTGCGGTGTGCCACCTGCATCGTCAGCGCTGGGAGGTACCGCTGCGACTGGTGCCGGGCTCCCCGGCGCGGATCGCCCTAACGCTGGCGTGAGGCCCGCAGCGCCCAGAGCACCAGGGGCGCCTGGAGCGGGAGCCGGGCCACGGTCGCGGCCTTCTTCGCGGAACTGGCCCGCGGGGAGCGCAGGGCCCGGGCCGCCATGTACACGTTGCCCGGGAAGACACCCACGAAGAGCGCCGCGGCGGCGAGACATCCGGCCTGCCGGGTGCGGGGCACGGCGATCGCCGCGGCCACCGCGAGCTCGGCCACGCCGGAGCCCGCGATCCAGGCCGCGCGGCCACCGGGCAACTGCGGCGGCACGACCTGCTCGAAGAAGGCCGGCCGGGCGAAATGGCTGATGCCGGCCGCGGCCAGGAAGATCGACAGGGACGCAGCGGTGCGGTTCACGGGTACCTCACTCCAGTCAGTTCCTCGGCTCTCTCCCACAGCCGCGCCGAGACCTTCTCGTCGTGGGAGGCCGTGCTCGATGCCGCCGGTCCGGGGTAGCCGCGCACCTCACCCGGGCCGGTCGGGCCGTAGTAGCCGCCGGGGGAGACGTCCGGACCGGCCGTCGCGAGGAGAAGGGCCAGGGCGCCCATCCCGGCGGAGTGCCCGGCCACCCGGGAACTCAGCGACAGCACGGCGCCCTGCACACGGGAGCCGGTGTGCGTGGTGAGACCGGTCTTCGCGATGCCCGGATGGGCCGCGACCGACAGCACGTCCGACCCCTGTGCGGCCAGCCGGCGCTGCAGCTCGCGGGCGAACATCAGGTCGGCCAGCTTGGACTGCGCGTAGGCGCCCCAGCGGGCGTACCGGCGCTGTTCCCAGTTCAGGTCGTCCAGGTCGATGCGGCCCCGCCGGTGCATCACGCTGGAGAGCGTCACCACCCGCTGCGCGATCTGCGGCAGCAGCAGGCCGGTGAGGGCGAACGGCCCGAGGAAGTTGGTGCCCAGGTGCAGCTCGAACCCGTCCTTCGTGGTGCCCTGCGGCACAGCCATCACCCCGGCGTTGTTGACGAGCACGTCGAGGTGCCCCACCCGCTCGGGGAAGGCCCGGACCGAGTCCAGGTCGGCGAGGTCGAGGGGCAGCACCCGCACGTCACCGGTCATCGCCGCGGCCGCGCTCTCGCCGCGGGCCACGTCCCGGCAGGCCAGCACCACGCTCGCGCCCCGTGCGGCCAGGGCCCCGGCGGCGATCGCCCCGATCCCGCCGTTCCCCCCGGTCACCACCACGACCTGGCCGTGCTGGTCCGGGACGTGCTGGTCGATCCACGTGCTCGAGGCGGCCACGGTCATGAGCCTAGGCCGTGCCCGACAGGTGTACCGCTTCAGGCGCGCGAGCCGGGTCCTCCTGGGTGGACGTCAGCAAAGCCTCGGCGACCTGACATGATGGGCCCGCAGTACGGTGCGCAATTAGGTCTACCGAGGAGCCGGTTTGCTCCTGGGCCTCGCGATCCGTAGTCTTTACTGCGGTGCGCCGCGTGGCATCGATATGCCTGCGTTGAGCCCTCACCCTCCAGGGTGTCGGGGAGAGAATCGCACCCCCTTGAACCGACCGGAGAGTGATTTCACGTGTACGCGATCGTCCGCGCTGGTGGCCGCCAGGAGAAGGTTGCCGTTGGCGACGTCCTCACCGTTGACAAGGTCGCTGGTGCGCCCGGTGACGCGGTGGACCTCGTCCCCCTGCTGCTGGTTGACGGCACCGACGTGACCAGCGCCGCCGACGCCCTGGCCAAGGTCAGCGTCGCCGCCGAGATCGTCGAGGCCACCAAGGGCCCGAAGATCATCATCCAGAAGTACAAGAACAAGACCGGTTACAAGAAGCGCCAGGGCCACCGCCAGCCGCTGACGACCATCAAGATCACCGGTATCACCAAGTAGTCAACGGCTGAGCAGAAGGCAGGCAGACAGACATGGCACACAAGAAGGGCGCAAGCTCCTCCCGGAACGGCCGCGACTCGAACGCCCAGCGTCTCGGGGTCAAGCGGTTCGGTGGCCAGCAGGTCAACGCCGGCGAGATCATCGTGCGCCAGCGCGGCACCCACTTCCACCCGGGTGAGAACGTCGGTCGTGGCAAGGACGACACCCTGTTCGCCCTGACCCCGGGCGCGGTCGAGTTCGGCCAGCGTCGCGGTCGTCGGATCGTCAGCATCGTCGGCGCCGAGTAAGGCTTCGGCACACACGAGCTTTTCGCGAAGGGCGGGCCGGGTCTCCCGGCTCGCCCTTTGCCGTTCTTCCGGCGCCGGACCAGTTCAGCATGTCGTCCTCAACAGCTCCACACGCTGCCCGGGAGATGTCCTGAACCCACCTGACCGGTGGGTAATACGACAACGTTGCACGGATCAGGAATCGCGCAGGGCCGACGACGTCCCCGGGCCAGACCGGTGTCCGTCACATGAGCTCTCAGCGAGCAGTCAGTTCGCGCTGGTACCCCGAACTGACCACATTCACTACGGGCGGGGTACCACCGAAGAGAGCAGAGGCCGGCATGGTGACCTTCGTCGACAGGGTCACGCTGCACGTTGCGGCGGGTAATGGCGGACACGGGTGCGCATCCGTGCACCGCGAGAAATTCAAGCCCCTGGGTGGGCCCGACGGCGGCAACGGGGGCAAGGGTGGCGACGTCACCCTCGTCGTCGATCCGCAGACCACCACGTTGCTCGACTACCACCGGTCACCGCACCGGAAGGCGACCAACGGCAAGCCGGGCGAGGGCGACCATCGCAACGGGGCCAACGGCAACGACATGGTGCTGGGCGTCCCCGACGGCACGATGGTCAAGGACACCGACGGCCGGGTGATCGCCGACCTGGTCGGCAACGGTGCCACCTACGTGGTCGCCGAGGGCGGCCGCGGTGGCCTGGGCAACGCCTCGCTGGCCTCGGCCCGGCGCAAGGCCCCCGGCTTCGCCCTGCTGGGTGAGCCCGGAGGCGGCGGTGACGTCGTGCTCGAGCTGAAGACCGTGGCCGACGTGGGCCTCATCGGTTTCCCCAGCGCGGGCAAGTCCAGCCTGATCGCGGCCATCTCCGCGGCCCGGCCGAAGATCGCCGACTACCCGTTCACCACCCTGGTGCCGAACCTGGGCGTGATCGAGGCCGGTGACGTGCGCTACACCGTCGCCGACGTGCCGGGCCTGATCCCGGGCGCCAGCGAGGGCAAGGGTCTGGGCCTGGAGTTCCTGCGGCACGTCGAGCGCTGCGCCGCCCTGGTGCAGGTACTGGACTGCGCCACCCTGGAGCCCGGCCGCGACCCGCTCACCGACCTCGACGTGATCGAGGCCGAGCTGGACGCCTACCCGGTCGAGCCGGGCACGCTGCCGCTCAAGGAGCGCCCGCGCCTGGTGGTGCTGAACAAGGTCGACGTGCCCGAGGCCCGGGAGCTGGCCGAGATGGTCAAGCCCGATCTCGAGGCCCGCGGCCTGAAGGTGTTCATCGTCTCGACGATCGCGCACGAGGGTCTGCGTCAGCTCACCTTCGCGATGGGCGACCTGGTGGCCCAGGCCCGTGCCGACGCCGGCCCGGTGGAGGCGCCCCGCGTCATCATCCGCCCGGTCCCGGTCGCCGAGAAGGACGCCTTCGACGTGACCCGCGAGAACAGCGCCGACGGCCCGTTCTTCCGGGTGCGCGGTTCCAAGCCGGAGCGCTGGGTGCGTCAGACCGACTTCGCGAACGACGAGGCCGTCGGCTACCTCGCCGACCGGCTCGCCCGTCTCGGTGTGGAGGACGCTCTGGCCTCGGCCGGTGCGGTCGCCGGCGCCACGGTGGTCATCGGTGGCGACGACGGGGTGATCTTCGACTGGGAACCGACGATGATCGCGGCCGCCAGCGCGGCTTCCCCGCGGGGTACCGACATCCGCATCTCGGGCACCGATCGGCCCACCCGGTCGATCAAGCGCGAGGAGTACGAGATGGCGCGTACGGCGAAGCAGGACGCCCGCGAGGAGCTCGCCGAAGAGCGTCGTGCGGGTCACTGGGTCGACCCGGCCCAGCTCGAGGACGCGTCGGAAAAAGACGCTTAGTCCTTCTCGTGATCAGGCAGACCTTCCCCGCACCGGGGAAGGCCTGCCTGATCACGGACTAAGAAAACTGGTTTGACCGAGGTAGTAGGACTGAGTTCGTGGACGGTCTGGAAGAGCGCCGGCAGCGGATCACCGCGGCCGGGCGCATCGTGGTCAAGGTCGGGTCGTCGTCGCTGACCTCGGTGGACGGCGGTATCGACGCCGGGCGTATCGAGCAGCTGGTGGGGGTCCTGGCCCGGCACCGGAGCTCCGGGCAGGAGATCGTGCTGGTCTCCTCCGGCGCCATCGCCGCCGGTCTGGCTCCCCTCACCCTGGCGAAGCGGCCGAAAGACCTGGCCACCCAGCAGGCCGCCGCGAGCGTGGGCCAGGGTCTGCTGATGGCCCAGTACACCGCCGCCTTCGCGCGTCGCGACCTGACCGTCGGCCAGGTGCTGCTCACGGCCGAGGACGTGATCCGGCGCACGCACTACGCGAATGCCCGCCGCACCCTCTCCCGGCTGCTCGGCCTGGGTGTGGTGCCCGTGGTCAACGAGAACGACACGGTGGCGACCGCCGAGATCCGGTTCGGTGACAACGACCGGCTCGCCGCTCTGGTCGCTCACCTGGTGCGGGCCGACGCCCTGCTGCTGCTCTCCGACGTCGACGCCCTCTACGACGGTCCGCCGAGCCGGCCGGGAGCCCGGCGCATCGAGTACGTCGGCGGCCCGGCCGACCTGGAGGACGTCGAGATCGGCTCGGTCGGCAGCAGCGTCGGCACCGGCGGCATGGTGACGAAGGTGGACGCCGCCCGCATCGCCAGTGCGGCGGGCATCTCCACCTTGCTCACGTCTGCGGCGAACGCGGGGGAGGCCCTGGCGGGCAAGGACGTCGGCACCTGGTTCGAGGCACGTGGCGGCCGGACCGCGAGCCGGCTGCTCTGGTTGCGGCACGCCGCCCGGCCCACCGGCCGCCTGATGCTCGACGAGGGCGCCGTGGCGGCGGTGGTGCAGCGCCGGATGTCGCTGCTGCCGGCCGGGGTGGTGAAGGTGGACGGCCGCTTCACTGCCGGTGACGCGATCGATCTGGTGAACCCGCATGGCACCGCGATAGCTCGAGGCCTGGTCAACTTCGACTCCGCTGAGCTACCGGCGCTGCTCGGACGATCGACCCGTGACCTGGCCGCCGAGATGGGGCCCGACTACGCCCGGGAGATCGTGCACCGCGACGACATCGTGCTTCTCGGTCGTCGCTGATCATCATCTGCCCGCCTGATAAAGGGCAGATCATCTGCCCCGCGGCTATTCGCGCACACCACTCAATCAGGCCGCCCTGATGTGCTGATCCTACGAATTCCGCGGTTCATGGCCGATTCCCAAGACGTTCGCGTCGGCATCTGCTCAACTAGAGGTGTGTCAATCGGATCACGTCGCGACGTCCCCTCCACGTCGTGCGTGCGGCGGGCCGCTCTCGAGCAGCAGCCGTACATCGCCCGCGCGCAAGACGCCGAAAGTGCTCGCGACCTGTGGTTCGTCACGGTCACGGTCGGCGGCGGCGCCCTCGCTCAGGACGAGGTTCGTGACGCGCTGGAACGGCTGAGCGTGGAGCGAGCCTTCGTCGTCAGCATCCGCTACGACCGCAACCATGCCCAGGTGCGCTACTGGGACGAGTGCGGCGACGCCGCAGAAGCCACTCATCAGGCGCTGTCCCTGTGGGGCGGCGACGAGGTCTTCGCCGAGCTGCCCGGCTGGCGGGTGAGCGGCCTGGAGGTCGTCGACCTGGTCACCGCCCAGCAGCAGTGGGACCACGACACCCACCCCCGCGTCTACGCACTCGGCGAGATCGTCCCCTTCGACGACTGACACTTTGCCTGATCACGAAAGTTCGGACGGGGGCACGCACTGCTTGAGGACGCGTCACCGCACCGGTTCGCATGGTCACCACTGCGGTCCGTCCGTGGGGAGGGTCGGCCGGATGTTGCCCGGATCCGGTCGGTCGCCTGTGTGGAGCCCATTA is a genomic window of Kineosporia sp. NBRC 101731 containing:
- the proB gene encoding glutamate 5-kinase: MEERRQRITAAGRIVVKVGSSSLTSVDGGIDAGRIEQLVGVLARHRSSGQEIVLVSSGAIAAGLAPLTLAKRPKDLATQQAAASVGQGLLMAQYTAAFARRDLTVGQVLLTAEDVIRRTHYANARRTLSRLLGLGVVPVVNENDTVATAEIRFGDNDRLAALVAHLVRADALLLLSDVDALYDGPPSRPGARRIEYVGGPADLEDVEIGSVGSSVGTGGMVTKVDAARIASAAGISTLLTSAANAGEALAGKDVGTWFEARGGRTASRLLWLRHAARPTGRLMLDEGAVAAVVQRRMSLLPAGVVKVDGRFTAGDAIDLVNPHGTAIARGLVNFDSAELPALLGRSTRDLAAEMGPDYAREIVHRDDIVLLGRR
- the rpmA gene encoding 50S ribosomal protein L27, producing MAHKKGASSSRNGRDSNAQRLGVKRFGGQQVNAGEIIVRQRGTHFHPGENVGRGKDDTLFALTPGAVEFGQRRGRRIVSIVGAE
- the obgE gene encoding GTPase ObgE; amino-acid sequence: MVTFVDRVTLHVAAGNGGHGCASVHREKFKPLGGPDGGNGGKGGDVTLVVDPQTTTLLDYHRSPHRKATNGKPGEGDHRNGANGNDMVLGVPDGTMVKDTDGRVIADLVGNGATYVVAEGGRGGLGNASLASARRKAPGFALLGEPGGGGDVVLELKTVADVGLIGFPSAGKSSLIAAISAARPKIADYPFTTLVPNLGVIEAGDVRYTVADVPGLIPGASEGKGLGLEFLRHVERCAALVQVLDCATLEPGRDPLTDLDVIEAELDAYPVEPGTLPLKERPRLVVLNKVDVPEARELAEMVKPDLEARGLKVFIVSTIAHEGLRQLTFAMGDLVAQARADAGPVEAPRVIIRPVPVAEKDAFDVTRENSADGPFFRVRGSKPERWVRQTDFANDEAVGYLADRLARLGVEDALASAGAVAGATVVIGGDDGVIFDWEPTMIAAASAASPRGTDIRISGTDRPTRSIKREEYEMARTAKQDAREELAEERRAGHWVDPAQLEDASEKDA
- the rplU gene encoding 50S ribosomal protein L21 yields the protein MYAIVRAGGRQEKVAVGDVLTVDKVAGAPGDAVDLVPLLLVDGTDVTSAADALAKVSVAAEIVEATKGPKIIIQKYKNKTGYKKRQGHRQPLTTIKITGITK
- a CDS encoding oxidoreductase, which produces MAASSTWIDQHVPDQHGQVVVVTGGNGGIGAIAAGALAARGASVVLACRDVARGESAAAAMTGDVRVLPLDLADLDSVRAFPERVGHLDVLVNNAGVMAVPQGTTKDGFELHLGTNFLGPFALTGLLLPQIAQRVVTLSSVMHRRGRIDLDDLNWEQRRYARWGAYAQSKLADLMFARELQRRLAAQGSDVLSVAAHPGIAKTGLTTHTGSRVQGAVLSLSSRVAGHSAGMGALALLLATAGPDVSPGGYYGPTGPGEVRGYPGPAASSTASHDEKVSARLWERAEELTGVRYP